A region from the Aegilops tauschii subsp. strangulata cultivar AL8/78 chromosome 5, Aet v6.0, whole genome shotgun sequence genome encodes:
- the LOC141023159 gene encoding uncharacterized protein, translating into MGFTREFMEVQAHGNTKLHMIHTNDLHKATTTIEQYERHLQFERHKIVGVDVKYTNDHGEDQKPTLVQLSVGKDHPVLLFQLSAADKNCTKFDYFLAHPRYTFVGFSIDGDIEMLGCIGLEIAHFVDIQKEWRVPTATKPLDSLGDVSGILVHDIELTNAERSRWACMPLSMRHIEYAAKDAYAVYEIWSRLTTIQEGLRRAKLDKEQTRKRARSCGDYDY; encoded by the coding sequence ATGGGATTCACCAGGGAATTCATGGAGGTGCAGGCCCACGGCAACACAAAGTTGCACATGATCCACACCAACGACTTGCACAAGGCGACGACCACCATTGAGCAGTACGAGCGACACCTCCAGTTCGAGCGCCACAAGATCGTCGGAGTTGATGTGAAGTACACCAATGACCATGGCGAAGATCAGAAACCCACCCTCGTCCAGCTCTCCGTCGGCAAGGATCATCCGGTGCTGCTCTTCCAACTGAGCGCGGCCGACAAGAACTGCACCAAGTTCGACTACTTCCTCGCGCACCCCAGGTACACGTTTGTTGGCTTCTCCATCGACGGCGACATAGAGATGCTCGGCTGCATCGGACTCGAGATCGCCCACTTCGTCGACATCCAAAAGGAATGGAGGGTGCCTACAGCTACCAAGCCTCTGGACTCCCTTGGGGACGTCTCAGGCATCCTTGTCCACGACATAGAGCTCACCAACGCAGAACGCAGCCGCTGGGCGTGCATGCCCCTGTCCATGAGGCACATCGAGTACGCGGCAAAGGACGCTTACGCTGTGTACGAGATATGGAGCCGCCTCACCACCATCCAGGAAGGGCTTCGCCGGGCAAAACTCGACAAGGAGCAGACCAGGAAGCGCGCTAGGTCCTGTGGCGACTACGACTACTGA